The sequence AGCCCCAGGTCGACGTCGATGCCGTAGGCGTCCTTCCGGATCCGCGGCGCCGCGCGGCGCTCGCCCGCCGGGTCGGGGCGCATCCCGCGCCGCAGCAGGACGATCCCGGCGAACGCCATCTGCACCTTCATCGGGTCCACCGCGATCCCCGCCCGCCCCAGCGCCGCGATCACCCGGC is a genomic window of Deltaproteobacteria bacterium containing:
- a CDS encoding bifunctional ornithine acetyltransferase/N-acetylglutamate synthase yields the protein RVIAALGRAGIAVDPMKVQMAFAGIVLLRRGMRPDPAGERRAAPRIRKDAYGIDVDLGLGKGSSYVYFSDLTEEYIRINAGYRS